In the Triticum aestivum cultivar Chinese Spring chromosome 2B, IWGSC CS RefSeq v2.1, whole genome shotgun sequence genome, CTTAGAAACAACTGACCGGAGCAAAGCAAATGCTGAAATGGCTAGACCAAGATTCTTTTTTCTCTCAAACCGGTTAATTGAGAGGAAATTCAACCTGACAGAAAGATGACAGTTCAGCTTCACTACACCAAACGAGGATAAAATACGAGAGAGACAGCTATTGTATACTAAAATCTGGACGAATAGAACCTAAATGAGTCACAAAGAGATATACAAGCATGAAGTTACTTATAATCATGAGGTTCATGAAACTGCTCAACGGAGACCGCTGGGTATAGAACACCAGGCTCGATTCCTCTAGCATGAAGACTGCAAAATGTCCTGGCAAAAGTTGCTGCAGTGAACTTACTGTTGACTAGAATCAAATCTGCCATacctaatatatatgcaaaaaagaaTAACCGCAACAATTAGGATGCCAGTAGATCTCTCAACATATAATTAAAGGAAAGTCAAGACATAAGTATAGATACAATTCCGGATGCCCAAGACAATACCAGTCGTGGCTTCCTCAATCATGTCAATTGGCTTGCGATATAACCTCCGAAGAATTGTTGTATGTTGTGCAAGCAACAGATCAGGAAAATGGCAATAAAAAATTGTCTGAAAATGCAACAAAAAAATATCTCAGCACATAGCTGCAATTAGAGCACACTGAATCACTTCAAATAAGAGATAAGTACCTTTGATGATGCCTTTAGTTTAAGTAGTGGAATCACAACAGAAACCTGGTCTACCAATATGACATCAAAGGAGGACCACCAAAGTAGCACGCAGAGTGCAACAAAAATGCAGCGAAGATAAGCACAGACAGCATGAAAGCGGTAAAACACATGACGAGGCAGGAAATCTCCATATACTGTAACTGGGAATGTACCTGGAAAACAGACAGAGAAGTCCAATAAAACTTGTATACACACATCATAAGCATTCCTTACCAAAAATATTATACCCAATACTATACATGTGAGATTATTACAAAAATACTCCCTctatttagtgatctaaatgctcttatatttctttacggagggagtactatgtatgGGACATTTTGCAGGAACTGATGGAAATAGAGTAGAACATTTACTCCAGATCAAGTCTGACACAAATACTTGCAACTCAGATATGGATAAATTTAAGAAACAGGTCTATCAGGCTTTCAGCGAAATATAACATAGATATAATTCAGAGATTTACCAGAGACTGTTTCCTCAAAGCACCGATTTCTGTCATGGTGTGATGTGAAAACATGAACATCGTGCCCATGGGCAGCAAGCTGACATGCCGCGTCAACTATCAATCTCTCAGCACCACCTACATCAAAAGTGTTATTCAAATCCTATGACAGGTGTTATCATACATTGTTCATATGCTATATCACGCCTGCTGCAATGCTTCTGTACATGCTTTGTAACTGAAAGTATCATATTGCTGACGTGCGATCCCACACTGAAGTCGTGTAGTTGCTCCTAGCCTCCTCGAGCAAGCTAATTATAAGCTATCACTACAAACACCAATTCGTATGAAAAGGAAAACAGCACTTCCCGTGCTCTTATACTACACCTGAACAACCACCAGCCTATtcgaatctactccctccgttccaaaatagtacaaagttgagtcatctattttggaacggagggagtagtacagaaATTGGGGATCTCCTAGACATGCGGAGAAGCTCAGTGATACCGTCCTCCTAGAATCTATCAACACTACGAAATCAGAGACTCAACCTTCTAGCTGGGCGAGTTTAAGAAGTCACGTGATCTACTCGATCCTCCCAGCTCATGGCATCAGATTCAGACGAACTGCATCTAGCGATCGGATGtggtgagaggaggaggatgaggggtCCGTACCGATTCCAAGGTCGGGGTGGATGACAGCAATCTTAAGCTTCTTCGTCTTCGTCCCCGACGACTCCCCAGCgactcctgccgccgccgccgccatcgcttcCAAGGACGGCGGCGATGCAGGATAAGGCCGGGCGGGAAGGGGCCGCGCGGAGGATATGGTAGAGAGGGATGGGATCGAGCTGTGGAGGGTCGACAGGGGGGCTGGGGACGACCGGCGGACGGGAGggcggagctccggcggcggcggagcagtcGAGCGGGACAAGGAAAgcggcgtgcgtgcgtgcgttgtTTTCAGCCAGGGGCAAATTTGTCCTTTTCCATCTCTAATTGAGGTTTATTTCAAAAATTATCTCTAATTGAGATAGAATTAACTAAAGGTTTATTGTCAAAAAAGTAATTAACTAAAGGTTGATGGTGCTgtaaaaatactccctccgtctcataatataagacgttttttaaccTACACTAGtattaaaaaacgtcttacattacggAACGGAGTAGTACTAAATATTGATGTTGAAACTATGGTGTGGACGACAGTTGCTCGTCCGAACTTTCGACGGATGGAATATTGAAAGGTGCTATCTGGTTTGATGTACGCATAAACAGATTGATGTGATGCATCATATGAAAATCATTCAAAATTTGTCGTGTCTGTAGCAACATTATATTGATTTTACTCTTCATATGAGGTATTTATCAGTTGGCGGGGGTAATTTATCAAGTGCAAAGAAACACGGGGCATTTTGGTTGGACAGTCAAGTCATTGATTTTGCTACTTAATTCACTGACTTAGCACTTGATGTGAGTCTTTTTTGGTCCGAGCAAATTAGCCCTatgtgaaagtgtgttatatcgactagagggaaggtgaataggcgatttttatgaatttttcACTGAGGATTTCAGGgtgaaattcctaagcgaagaactacttgcagcggaataagtactcagatgcaaacataacaaaACATAAGCATGGTTATCacgatgaaatgaaaacaaacacggagtacagaaagcataaacacatgataaacaagataaagacaaacagactgaagaaaattgaactgagaaaattgagaaagtcttcagtcaaagtcttcaaatagaaatgaacaagtacacaacacagtaatgaggaaatggaagagttaaGGAAacagaaccagttggcttggtgaagacaatgatttgattGATCAGTTACGTCTGGTTGGAAcgactaggtatttaaacctgaggacacacagtcccggacacacagtcctcaccgtattctccttcagctaaggtcacacagacctcacccaatcactcatggtaagtcttcaggtgacttccaaaccttaacaaactcggtcactcggcgatccacaatttcctcttggatggtcagaccatgacgcctaaccgtctgaaagatgcacagtcttcaaaagtaacaagcgtcggatccacgcaggatcaatctcttcagtgatgctcaatcactttgggtttgaaggtgtttgagtttgggtttcctcacttgatgattttcgctcaaagtcctcggaggatggaatgctctcaaatgacaagtgatagtttctctcagagcagccaaccagctagtggttgtagggggcggctatttatagcctagggagcagcccgacatgataagacataaatgcccttcaatgatatgaccattaggtgggtaagatattttgggacagctggcgcatagcacaacagcggtcggaaatttgactatcaaattcctcacggctaacattgaaggaaatatgccctagaggcaataataaagttgttatttatattttcttatatcatgataaatgtttattattcatgctagaattgtattaaccggaaacagtacatgtgtgaatacatagacaaacagagtgtcactagtatgcctctacttgactagctcgttgaatcaaagatggttaagtttcctagccatagacatgagttgtcatttgattaacaggatcacattattagagaatgatgtgattgacttgacccatttcgttagcttagcacttgatcgtttagtatgttgctattgctttcttcatgacttatacatgttcctatgactatgagattatgcaactcccgaacaccggaggaacaccttatgtgctatcaaacatcacaacgtaactgggtgattataaaggtgctctacaggtgtctccgaaggtgtttgttgggttggcaaagatcgagattaggatttgtcactccgagtatcagagaggtatctctgggccctctcggtaatgcacatcactataagccttgcaagcaatgtaactaatgagttagttgcgggataatgcattacggaacgagtaaagagacttgccagtaacaagattgaactaggtattgagataccggcggtcgaatcttgggcaagtaacataccgatgacaaagggaacaacgtatgttgttatgcggcttgaccgataaagatcttcatagaatatgtgggagccaatatgagcatccaggttccactattggttattgaccaaaaacatgtctcggtcatgtctacatagttcttgaacccgtagggtccgcatgcttaacgttcggtgacgatcggtattatgagtttatgtgttttgatgtatcgaaggtagttcggagtcccggatgagatcagggacatgatgaggagtcttgaaatggtcaagacataaagatcgatatattggacgactatattcggacatcataaaggttccgagtgatccgggtatttttcggagtaccgggggagttacgggaatacgagagtacatatgggccttagtgggctttaggggaaaaagaggagaagccacgagggctggccgcgcgccccatgggcctagtccgaattggactagaggaggggctgcgccccctctttccttcccccctctccttccttccccctcctagtaggactagaaaaggaggaatcctactcctactaggaggaggattcctcctcccccttggtgcgcctagagaggccggccggccttccctccctccgttatatatgggggcaggggggtgaaggaaatatgccctagaggcaataataaagttattatttatttccttatatcatgataaatgtttattattcatgctggaattgtattaaccggaaacataatacatgtgtgaatatatagacaaacagagtgtcactagtatggctctacttgactagcttgttaattaaagatggttatgtttcctaaccatagacaaaagagttgttatttgattaacaggatcacatcattagttga is a window encoding:
- the LOC123046653 gene encoding alpha-1,3/1,6-mannosyltransferase ALG2 — its product is MAAAAAGVAGESSGTKTKKLKIAVIHPDLGIGGAERLIVDAACQLAAHGHDVHVFTSHHDRNRCFEETVSGTFPVTVYGDFLPRHVFYRFHAVCAYLRCIFVALCVLLWWSSFDVILVDQVSVVIPLLKLKASSKTIFYCHFPDLLLAQHTTILRRLYRKPIDMIEEATTGMADLILVNSKFTAATFARTFCSLHARGIEPGVLYPAVSVEQFHEPHDYKLNFLSINRFERKKNLGLAISAFALLRSVVSKQPGDALLEASLTVAGGYDKRLKENVEYLEELKRLAATEGVSEHVKFVTSCSSAERNELLSNCLCVLYTPKDEHFGIVPLEAMAAYKPVIACNSGGPVETVVNEATGFLCDPSPIEFSKAMVKFVGDHDLAIRMGKQARDRVVQKFSTKTFGDLLNSYVLNVYHQRME